The following are encoded in a window of Blattabacterium cuenoti genomic DNA:
- a CDS encoding penicillin-binding protein, with product MMKRKRYILLYKSYLIGFFFISIAALIIFNLFHIQNSSEGYQKSVIEKTIRTNLIKAKRGNIYAADNSLLAMSIIRYDIHIDFRSISDKLFQENISLLCNSLESFFKKPRSFFYKKFQYEKKKGNRYFLLAKNLDYPHLKALRNFPIFNKGQIKGGFIVEKKTCRVHILENIGKRTLGYDDHRGKAGLEGAYSKFLKGKDGKRLEQRISSKIWKPLNSGNEIDPEDGKDVYSTIDIYLQDIAYHALLQELSISHADHGCVILMEVKSGEILAMINLEKTKKNTYEDLRNFSVWEGSEPGSTFKTMAILAALEDKKIDINMIVNTKGGVLKLRGKKIRDSHYKGYGEMNPKQILELSSNVGIAKIIYDNYKENPKKFVEHLCKWKLDKKIGIDIPGESQPFIPKPGKENWSSITLPWMTFGYNIKLTPLQILTFYNAIANQGKMIKPIFIREMKFHGRSIKKYTTPIVMNPSIAAKESLKKIQNMLEGVVKNGTAKKYYHPEYPYAGKTGTTQLDYWIKGKPLSYNSSFVGYFPANNPKYSCIVVISRPEKGYYGIEVAVPVFDQIARSIYPRIGKKTLCKKKVDIDWIKKIKESTNYSFNYFFDKGIMPNIISVPGKDIIPILENRGLNIQYQGIGKVITQSVKPGNKLKKNQIIFLKLEE from the coding sequence ATGATGAAAAGAAAAAGATATATTTTATTATATAAATCTTACTTGATTGGTTTTTTTTTCATCTCTATTGCAGCACTAATTATTTTTAATTTATTTCATATTCAAAATTCTTCAGAAGGATACCAAAAATCTGTTATAGAAAAAACAATTAGAACTAATTTAATTAAGGCGAAACGTGGAAATATTTATGCTGCAGATAACAGTCTTTTAGCTATGTCTATCATTAGGTATGATATTCATATTGATTTTAGATCTATCTCAGATAAATTATTTCAAGAAAATATTTCTTTGTTGTGCAATTCTTTGGAGTCTTTTTTCAAAAAACCAAGATCTTTTTTTTATAAAAAGTTTCAATACGAAAAAAAAAAGGGAAATAGATATTTCTTATTAGCCAAAAATTTAGATTATCCTCATTTAAAAGCATTACGAAATTTTCCCATTTTTAATAAAGGACAAATAAAAGGAGGTTTTATCGTAGAAAAGAAAACATGCAGAGTTCATATACTAGAAAATATTGGAAAAAGAACATTAGGATACGATGATCATAGAGGAAAAGCTGGATTAGAAGGAGCTTATAGTAAATTTCTTAAAGGAAAAGATGGAAAACGATTAGAACAACGTATTAGCTCTAAAATATGGAAACCCTTAAATTCAGGAAATGAAATTGATCCAGAAGATGGAAAAGATGTCTATTCGACTATTGATATCTATTTACAAGATATAGCTTATCATGCTCTACTTCAAGAGTTATCCATTTCTCATGCAGATCACGGATGTGTCATTCTCATGGAGGTCAAAAGTGGAGAAATTTTGGCGATGATCAATCTGGAAAAAACAAAAAAAAATACTTATGAAGATTTAAGAAATTTCTCTGTATGGGAAGGAAGTGAACCTGGATCTACTTTCAAAACCATGGCGATTCTTGCAGCTTTAGAAGACAAAAAAATAGACATCAACATGATTGTGAATACTAAAGGTGGAGTTCTTAAATTGAGAGGAAAAAAAATCCGCGATAGTCATTACAAAGGATATGGAGAAATGAATCCAAAACAGATTTTGGAACTTTCTTCAAACGTAGGAATAGCAAAAATTATTTATGATAATTACAAAGAAAATCCAAAAAAATTCGTAGAACACTTGTGCAAATGGAAATTAGATAAAAAAATAGGGATAGACATTCCAGGTGAAAGCCAGCCATTCATCCCAAAACCTGGAAAAGAAAATTGGAGTAGTATTACGTTGCCATGGATGACTTTTGGATATAATATAAAACTAACTCCTTTACAAATTCTCACTTTTTATAACGCTATTGCCAACCAAGGAAAAATGATTAAACCTATTTTCATTAGAGAAATGAAATTCCATGGAAGAAGTATCAAAAAATATACAACTCCTATTGTTATGAATCCTTCTATAGCTGCAAAAGAATCTCTAAAAAAAATTCAGAATATGTTAGAAGGAGTCGTAAAAAATGGAACCGCAAAAAAATATTATCATCCAGAATATCCTTATGCAGGAAAAACAGGAACTACACAATTAGATTATTGGATAAAAGGAAAACCTTTATCTTACAATAGTTCTTTTGTAGGATATTTTCCTGCTAATAATCCAAAATATTCTTGTATTGTGGTCATTTCAAGACCAGAAAAAGGATATTACGGAATAGAAGTAGCCGTTCCTGTGTTTGATCAAATAGCTAGATCTATCTATCCAAGAATAGGAAAGAAAACACTTTGTAAAAAAAAAGTGGATATTGATTGGATTAAAAAAATTAAAGAATCCACCAACTATTCTTTCAACTATTTTTTTGATAAAGGGATTATGCCAAATATTATTTCTGTTCCGGGAAAAGACATTATTCCTATTTTGGAAAATAGAGGTTTAAATATACAATATCAAGGGATAGGAAAAGTTATTACTCAATCCGTAAAACCAGGAAATAAGTTGAAAAAAAATCAAATTATATTTCTGAAACTAGAAGAATGA
- the rsmH gene encoding 16S rRNA (cytosine(1402)-N(4))-methyltransferase RsmH encodes MNYYHEPVLLKESIDNLVTDKNGIYVDVTFGGGGHSSAILKKLNENASLIAFDQDKEAIKNNPIRDRRFHLFHKNFIHIKPILKKLRIEKVSGILADLGLSSSQVDNPIRGFSHQLNCILDMRMNQESTHSAIDIINRYSKEELFHIFSKYGEFKNAIIIAEKILQERLKKPITTTWDLVKIFFRKKTSFKKRKRFFSRLFQSIRIEVNNEIHVLQNLLLESSTIILQRGRIAIISYHSIEDRITKSFFKKGVVHKNKMNNILPFKMIHKKVIQPRYQDIINNPRSRSARLRIAEKL; translated from the coding sequence ATGAATTATTACCATGAACCAGTTCTTTTAAAAGAAAGTATAGATAATTTGGTTACGGACAAAAATGGCATTTATGTAGATGTAACATTTGGTGGTGGAGGACATTCTTCTGCTATTCTAAAAAAATTAAATGAAAATGCATCTTTAATAGCTTTCGATCAGGACAAAGAAGCCATAAAAAATAATCCCATACGAGATAGACGTTTTCATTTATTTCACAAGAATTTTATACACATAAAACCAATATTGAAAAAACTGCGTATCGAAAAAGTGTCAGGTATATTAGCCGATTTAGGCCTATCTTCTTCTCAAGTAGACAACCCCATTAGGGGTTTTTCTCATCAGTTGAATTGTATTTTGGATATGAGAATGAATCAAGAATCCACTCATTCTGCTATAGATATTATTAATCGATATTCGAAAGAGGAATTATTTCATATATTTTCTAAATATGGAGAATTCAAAAATGCAATAATAATTGCTGAAAAAATATTACAAGAACGCTTAAAAAAACCTATTACCACTACATGGGATTTAGTGAAGATTTTTTTTAGAAAAAAAACATCTTTTAAAAAAAGGAAAAGATTTTTTTCTAGACTTTTCCAATCTATACGAATAGAAGTCAATAATGAAATCCATGTTTTACAAAATCTTTTGTTAGAATCTTCTACGATTATTCTACAAAGAGGTAGAATTGCCATTATTTCATATCATTCCATAGAAGATCGGATCACAAAATCTTTTTTTAAAAAAGGAGTTGTTCATAAGAACAAAATGAATAATATACTTCCATTTAAAATGATCCATAAAAAAGTTATTCAACCAAGGTATCAAGATATTATCAATAATCCAAGATCCAGAAGTGCTCGATTAAGAATTGCAGAAAAACTATAA
- a CDS encoding UDP-N-acetylmuramoyl-L-alanyl-D-glutamate--2,6-diaminopimelate ligase, whose protein sequence is MKKILKYLLKKVHVLEIIGNLKKWIKGISICSQLVEIDTIFFAKKGKKTDGHQFITEAIQKGANTVVCEKKPVLLHKEITYVIVKNSMDALGTISSNFYDHPTKKIKLVGITGTNGKTSVATMLHHLFYKMGEKSILISTMGIQILSQEFPTKHTTPSIVDINKYLNLSIQKGCKYAFMEVSSHGIHQKRIAGLLFTGGILTNITHDHLDYHKSFEDYLSTKKSFFENFLPKNAFALINSDDPNSHKIIRHVSAKTYFYGLKKKADYRIKILKKHLHGNQLLIDGYKFFTFLIGEFNVSNLLACYATAILLGKKKEEILKTINTIQPIKGRFEQFISYSGIRIIVDYAHNPDGIKNLLKAIQEIKKQEGRLICIIGCGGNRDKEKRSLMGKIVYETCDLSIFTSDNPREEDPEKILIDMKNFRSYLNKEKEDILTIVNRKEAIRTAIRMAREKDIIVIAGKGHENYQEIRGKRYPFDDIKIAKTLFSEFS, encoded by the coding sequence ATGAAAAAAATATTAAAATATCTTCTAAAAAAAGTACATGTATTAGAAATTATAGGAAATCTTAAAAAATGGATAAAAGGGATTTCTATATGTTCTCAATTGGTAGAAATAGATACGATATTTTTTGCTAAAAAAGGAAAAAAAACAGATGGACATCAATTTATTACGGAGGCTATACAAAAAGGAGCTAATACGGTAGTTTGTGAAAAAAAACCTGTTCTCCTTCATAAAGAGATCACCTATGTAATTGTAAAAAATTCGATGGATGCTTTAGGAACTATTTCTTCTAACTTTTATGATCATCCTACAAAAAAAATAAAATTAGTAGGCATTACAGGAACGAATGGAAAAACATCTGTGGCCACTATGCTTCACCATTTATTTTATAAAATGGGAGAAAAAAGTATTCTTATTTCTACCATGGGAATTCAAATTCTATCTCAGGAATTTCCTACAAAACATACTACCCCAAGTATTGTTGATATTAATAAATATTTAAATTTATCAATACAAAAAGGATGTAAATATGCATTTATGGAAGTGAGTTCACATGGAATTCATCAAAAAAGAATTGCAGGGTTATTATTTACAGGGGGTATATTGACTAATATTACCCATGATCATTTAGATTATCATAAATCTTTTGAAGATTATCTATCAACTAAAAAATCTTTTTTTGAAAATTTTTTGCCTAAAAATGCTTTTGCCTTAATTAATTCTGATGATCCAAATTCACACAAAATCATAAGACATGTTTCGGCTAAAACTTATTTTTATGGGTTGAAAAAAAAAGCAGATTACAGGATAAAAATCCTGAAAAAACATCTCCATGGAAACCAATTGCTAATTGATGGGTACAAATTTTTCACTTTTTTAATTGGAGAATTTAATGTTTCCAATCTTTTGGCTTGCTACGCTACAGCTATATTATTGGGAAAAAAAAAAGAGGAAATCTTGAAAACAATAAATACTATTCAACCTATAAAAGGACGTTTTGAACAATTTATATCCTATTCAGGAATTCGGATAATTGTAGATTACGCTCACAATCCAGATGGAATTAAGAACCTTTTAAAAGCCATTCAGGAAATAAAAAAACAGGAGGGAAGATTAATTTGTATAATAGGTTGTGGAGGAAATAGAGATAAAGAAAAACGTTCTTTAATGGGAAAAATAGTTTATGAAACATGTGATTTATCTATTTTTACCTCAGATAATCCTAGAGAAGAGGATCCAGAAAAAATATTAATAGATATGAAGAATTTTAGATCCTATCTAAATAAAGAGAAAGAGGATATTTTAACTATCGTTAACAGAAAAGAAGCTATTCGAACAGCCATTAGAATGGCCAGAGAAAAAGATATTATTGTCATAGCAGGAAAAGGACACGAAAATTATCAAGAAATTCGAGGAAAACGTTATCCTTTTGACGATATAAAAATTGCTAAAACCTTATTTTCTGAATTTTCTTAG
- a CDS encoding FtsL-like putative cell division protein: protein MKTNFSIKDILKGKFLVKKDAYRSWNFIVFITILSLISITSSHMMDRKIRKITKISEEIKELKSEYADIHSKYMQMQLASVLNKLVNINGLKYLDEPPYELILEEKKEMDTRKK from the coding sequence ATGAAAACCAATTTTTCTATCAAAGACATCCTGAAAGGAAAATTTTTAGTGAAAAAAGATGCATATCGTAGTTGGAATTTTATTGTTTTTATTACTATTCTATCTTTAATCAGCATTACTAGTTCACACATGATGGATAGAAAAATTAGAAAAATAACGAAAATTAGTGAAGAAATAAAGGAATTGAAATCTGAATATGCAGATATACACAGTAAATATATGCAAATGCAATTAGCATCTGTTTTAAATAAACTAGTAAATATTAATGGGTTAAAATATTTAGATGAACCCCCATACGAATTAATTTTAGAAGAAAAAAAAGAGATGGATACAAGAAAAAAATGA